The genomic window AGCTCTGCATGACTTTCTGCATCGGCATCAAAGTGCGCGAGGGGATCGTCGCCCTGGCGGATACACGAATTGTGCGTGGCAGCGAGCAGTCCAACAAGCAGAAACTGGCCGAGTTTCAGCATCACGGCCACAGCCTGTTCACGATGACCAGTGGGTTGCGTTCGGTTCGCGACAAGACGCTGATCTATCTGGATGAATCGCTTCGCAATGATCCCCACCCCGTCGATCGACTTTATCAATTGGTCAATCGATTTGGCGATCAACTGCGGCGTGTTAAAGCGGAAGATGGGGCCGCCTTGCAGTCCACCAATCATCGCTTCAATTCACACGCCATCATCGGTGGTCGCTTGATCGACGACGCGGCTCCCCAGTTGTTCTACGTTTATCCGGAGGGCAATTGGATCGAGGCTACAATCGACGCACCCTATTTTGTGATTGGACGCACCTACTACGGCAAGCCGATTCTGGACCGGTTGCTCAACTACGACACGCCGCTGCGTGCCGCTATCGGTTTAGCGTTTCTTGCCTTCGATGCAACTCGCACCAGCGTTACCGATGTGGATTATCCCATCGATGTGGCCGTGCTTTCCAACCAAGCCGCTTACCCGATCTTTCGTCGCTTCAGCGAATTCGAAATGTCGGCGACGACATCGTGGTGGTCCGACGTGCTCCGCGACGCTCTGAACCAGATGCCGTTGGACTGGACCAACGACTTAGCCGGCAACGAATCGCAGGTCAACAACAATCAATAACCGCAGTGCGAATCCGACGTCGTGGCATCGGACCTTGACGCGTTGGTCACTGACTGGCGGACGCCGGCGCGTCGAGTTGGTCTTGTGGGATGTTAGAAACCTTGTTGCTGTCGCCGTGATCGGTAACCGGTCCGAAGCTAACGATCGTGTTGCCGCTGGCCGTAGCCTCCAGCACAATCGGATACTCGGTTTCGTTGCGGATCGTCGAGCCTTCTCCTGTGACCACGATCGGACGCAGATCCGTATCCAAGGGGCCTGGCGTGCGGTGAAAGACGATATTGTGGTTGTTTCCTAACACGTCCGCCAAATTGTGGGGCCCCACGCGATGCGGTGAAGGCAG from Roseimaritima ulvae includes these protein-coding regions:
- a CDS encoding proteasome-type protease, giving the protein MTFCIGIKVREGIVALADTRIVRGSEQSNKQKLAEFQHHGHSLFTMTSGLRSVRDKTLIYLDESLRNDPHPVDRLYQLVNRFGDQLRRVKAEDGAALQSTNHRFNSHAIIGGRLIDDAAPQLFYVYPEGNWIEATIDAPYFVIGRTYYGKPILDRLLNYDTPLRAAIGLAFLAFDATRTSVTDVDYPIDVAVLSNQAAYPIFRRFSEFEMSATTSWWSDVLRDALNQMPLDWTNDLAGNESQVNNNQ